ATTCCGGTACTGAAGTTTAGGGTTTTGACcaaaacagatagagcttaaaccaaaactatattctatcataggagatgctatactaagcaattcacacttcttcagattgttgtctggattgttgtgtagtcagtgagacttctattgtgatgagcagtgtgctctaggctgcaagccttcctacaagtgcaaacccatcatatattgtaatatctcttcatatggccagtgaattgatattgtgggtcacaaatcccaccgtggtttttcctcattgaggttttccacatataaatctgtgtgttatggttctcaattatgtgtttggcttattgcttgcattacttctttcaattctgtttataccggtataccggtttGTATATGAATTTTTTGTAAGGCTAAAATATTCTATTTCGGTATAACACtacttcaccccccctctcagtgttattgatttccaacaattggtatcagatccttgttccttggaggaagtttaacaacttgaggaagatcctgaaaccaaaatcattgaatatgACTTTGGAGAAggagcttgagatggcacttgaagattatgatgctgaaaggttgaagaacttaaagctacaagatgagttgaattctgctaaagaatttattcttgtcctagaAGAGAGActttcatctgttcaagctaggaggaaggaacttttgcaaaatcaggatgatgaagatgcacttaaggaacaatgtcataaattgagttaggagaacatggtcataaagaatgaaatgcaaactatgactatgaggttgtccaaggatattgaggacataaagaaaaaggaagaaaatcttgttgtatccctgaagaacaaatttgaagaatgtggtaggttgactcatgaaaatgagatattaagatCTAATTTGGTATAATCCCAgagcaatgagcaagagcttgagagacaaatgacagtactaagagatgacttaactactacaagtgagtacaaagaaaaatttaagatcaactcaacacaacttgatgagttactgaagagacataggtagattggagattccaatggacttggatttgagcaaggacagagttttggtactgctaatgaagatcaaaaataTAAGACAATTCAAtggttataaattcaatggtagatgttttgtttgcaatagatttggttacATGGCCAGGCAATGTAGAAAcatagcaaatcagaaccctgattttgctcccggtaaatattctaaatgcaataaaattggtcataagacagaagattgcagaatgaatgtaaaattctatgcttgtggaaaatttggtcatatggctaatcagtgcaagtcaagcaatttcatcagttttagcaaggcaattcaaaagaacaatattacatgttatgcatacaatgaagttggacatattgctaagttctgtagaagcataaCTCGACTGGTTGGGAATGgaggataaaatgataaagaaaaagagaaggttaatgaaatccgacaagatcatactcagagatgggttagaaagactgaagagcaatcatcatatgggaatgtcccggttaccTATCCGACAGAAGAGATTGCTCTTGCACCGACaatgagctcatccggtaactaaggcagatgccttaggggtaggaaaatttcatggaagatgatgcatataccCTTGGACGAGATTcaggaagatgttccagatattgaagaggattatctgacattgatatgttcagagtgagatatggtatctttcaccgatagtcatttatgtcaacaaaaaattagggttttcttgatggataaaaggtcggttacacttcattattattcacctaGCATTCAGAGTGATTCAAAGTGACTTAGTGCAATAAGAAGCTACTCAGAGGCGATCAGATTTTATCTTGAGCAATCACACCaacatctggaaggatttgttaaGAGGTTTTCACCGGAAGTGATCTAAAGGTATtcttcttgaatcatggaatcaggatcatctcctgctcctatttttgttacaaatccaactatagtagaagtgaaggaccgccccaggccaattttcaaacggtatccacatgtggctaccaaggaagattcggttggagcattttctcgtgtcctagagggagtggtatatgtggaagatgttagggcctatattcattgtcatatagaggacttaagcacttcagagatcaaggggatgtatatgaatgagctcatgggagaatctggtaaaatcaaaccaacatatcaacacatcgaagatctagggttcactaaTATTCTGGATATTCTGGAGTTCGAGGATGGGATTGCCAGATAtgtactaagcagggtacatggggaattcatatggctggagcgaccctataaaatcactaaggaagccaccCGGGCAATTACTAGTTTGCCATTGATAGGGCAACATCGAaacaagaaagtatcaaatgactttgtaAGGAAGATCATTGATGCCACATCAGACAAGAGATTGATGAAGGTGAGAAccatcaccgacaccgacatcaaatttggaagcatgatcataggctacaaggtaactcagtttaattgactaaatttagtttccagttcatgtattttggaagcatatagaatgatgagagaaaatatcaagttagatctttgtgattGGATTCTCGAGGAgctattgatcaatttagggaagattaaaggtgagaagaagggcacctttcgGTATGGAAATCTATTGGTATGCTTAATATTATACTTTTTTAATGATACTCTCGTTTCTGGAAGGAAGCAATGTGCTTTTGACATCTCGGTAGGAAGACAAATTAAGCAATCAATTACTGTAATGGGaactcttagagatgataaggtatggggttacttcaaggctttccaaaaatctatgaggtctagaataaggatacctaagcatatagtagagaaatactctatcgACATTTATTTTATTGTTAAGAAGGATGCGACTCTCAGGGAGGCAGTCAAGCCCCataagatttggatagaggaaatgggatatggggtggatgcattaattcttgatgcatatgctaaaattctacttgatgcagatatagatgaagcagaaaaaccttatggaacaacacaacaaaagactcttgaggttgaaactgagttcaactgaaagaggagggaaaaacaagaaggtaaggcaagcaagtttgtaaaggaggtttcaaaggacattaaagcactcattgatgttgtcttggagaaagggagaaaaaggaaggatctggtagttcacattgaacctgtgactACAGATTCTGAgctgaagatgacacaccattagcattcaaaagggttgtgaggaagaaactagaagaacctaaagtggaagcaaagaaacaattAGTTAGAAAGGTCACCATCAAATTAACGGTACAAAAGTAGGAAACCAAGGCTACACCATCAATTGCATCTGGTACtaccaaaaggaggaagaagagtgacattgatttggcactagagactagTAATATAACAATTATTCCgcctaagacttgtgctgaaattgtagatgaaataactaaggatgggatgctgaaaaatgttctttcttattatgatacatttgaagatgatgaacagagagaggtagaggaagcaattcttccatatttagacatctataagaaagcattaattgaaataaaaaattaaatatcaatagaactatacaacatgttagatgctagaaggttatctacaatgcaagaagataaacacattaagatgcaagaaattttagctatatgtgtttctataactctagatgagatggagaagacaattgaggctgcaTACATAAAGGTTTTTAACAagaaacatagaataactagcctaatgttaggaagggtgaatgagataataaaggaaacacaaaagggttggataaaatttttgggagagaatagaggattcttcacttcaccggaGACAAAGAATGATACTATAGATACACCAGTTGAAAGGAAAGgcaaaggaattatgggtactccaccctcatttttgaagaatatcaagatagtggaaattgagccaccgattaacacaaatgtacagacaaatacagGGACACCAGTTAATACAGAGAATATTGTACATGATAATAACATTGAggatactaatgtataggttgaggatactattcTCAGAGAGGAACTGAcagttgcacagactgcaccaagtggtgaagccaccggtgaaagtgaggaggcaataaaagttaaatcaccagAGAAAACAAGGGAATCCGTTAGGGAACCAGTTGCTGGTagatcattattgacaattgacacttctctagtggaaaataaaaacatcacagagatgagtcccacaaagctgatgatgatggctactcagaaactgaTGAAGTAGGGAACCacaaacaaagggattatagatcaatccataactgttttgcacagattggtcctagaatgtaagattgagaatgaagcgagcccttccgacaagcttaagataattataTAATAAATCTCTAAAATTTTTCAAACATTACAACAGATCTCTAATCggctagcacttgaaaaattcactttggctaagagagcctcttttgattagatcattgatagagagaagaaaaagattgaggaaaagttaatttttatagaaaattatttgagacaaggtactaatatatacagggtatgttgcaatacaaagattcttacaacaaaagtagatgaaaagataaaagaggtacaagacaaaattgctagtattgctaactcttttgatggactaacttcactgacCACAtatattgatggacaaattttgaccttggagaactAAATTTCTGCTCtttaaaaggaaagagataagatcattcaaagagctagaagtctcagaggtttggtgagccCAAGATTgaattcacttggtgtacataagagggaatgtatggatatgcctggtaagcccacaccgacataagttaatgagaaagaatcacttacatatttactaagtggacttgtatctatctctgatACATTCGAAAccagctgggatacttatgtggagttattataGAAAGCTTACCCGAAAATTTTGAAATTGTTCAAGCTCCGGTAAAACATTtgtggaggtattcagtgtacaattattattctttgacattatttatacaatttttgggcattgatgtcaaagggggagtagtatacatgtgaaaaagaatgaagggttgcattcattagggggagttacagagtttttggaattttggagtattggagcattttgcatattcagctcagggggagcagggcaggatgaaaccgacagttgaaaccatgaccatttttcacatgagtgttgccatcaatgccaaagggggagattgttggcaattgacactctactggttatgtttcattatgttgtcattgatggcaacatgattttgggttccggtttcatatggtgtaccgacaggcacttcacaaactctacaccgacaccggcaggatagaagatttctttggtcattgaCAATGCatgccgacatggtatagtaaaggttatcggtattggaggctgacacatcttggatccggcatcgacaacttgttttaatgcttattcatttatgttatatggccgacatgtaaatatgatattgtatatatccttgtaagccatcATAAGGCATAAATTTATATAGGGTAGGGAGATTGATTATATCATTTTGGTAGAATAAGAGAAtagggatagacatgtggaatggatatatggatgtgatgtaatgtgaaatatatcagagagactatgtatgtgaggaattcattgtaagggttattccggtactgaggtttagggttttgaccggaacagacaaagcttcaaccgaaactgtattctggcataggggATGCTATACTAAGcaattcacacttctctggattgttgtttggattgttatgtagtcagtaagactcctattgtgatgagcagtgtgctctaggttgtgtGCCTTCTTGCAactgcaggcccatcatatattgtaatatctctttatatggctagtgaattgatattgtgggtcacaaatcccaccatggtttttcctcattgaggttttccacgtataaatctatgtgttatggttctcatttatgtgtttggcttattgcttgcattacttctttcaatgttgtttataccggtatactgATTGGTATATGAAtgttttgataaggctaaaatcttctatttCGATATAACACCGATTCACTAGAACACTAGCAGAATAACTAGGAACCGAACTCAAGAGTGTGAAGAAATTTCACCTACAACTCAAGGAAGAGTAGGGGGGTGGAAGAATTACCTTTACACCTATGACAAACAATAAACCAAGCAATATTGCTATTAGGAACATCAGTAAAAGTGGGATCAAGGGGCTAAGTTTATGCATAAACAAAAGGTTATTACAGAATAGGAGCAAGAACCATAGGGCTTGAGGGGTTTGAAATCCCTTTAGAGGGTTTATTAGTACCAACATAAGTTTTCTTTAGAACATGAGCAAGATGAGTAAGAACCACATGACTAGAGGATGGTAAACCAGTAATAAGAGGGAGAGTAGGATCCAGAGGGACATAGGAGGTCACAACAACAATAAGAGGCATGACCTCATCTTGGGAAGAGTCATCAGCAAAATTTGAAGAGTCATGAAAATCGGAAGCCTCAATAgtcaaatgatcaccattagaaTTCTTCCACCAAGTAACAATACTCATATGACACTTTTTTGTTATGATCTAGGTTAATCCTAAATTTGTAATGACATATTGTTACCTTTTAGATCAAACATTTAACAAGAAAATTGACATTGATTATATTTTTTAACATGTGTTGATTAATTGTCTAGTTAAATGACTTTAACATCCTCATAATAAATTTTTGATGCATCTTCTCAAAAAATTAAGGGAAATGTATGGATATTCTTATAGATTATTAAGTAGACATTGAATATTTTGCAACTATATAAGTTTTATCTAAATGAATGTGTAGAGCCTAGCTTGCTTAAATACATCCTGAAAGGTACGATCTTTTGTGATATCTTCATTAAGGCATCATCTTTGGTTACATCTATTGCATGTTATGCACGAATTGAAAGAATTTGCTACCCAACTATAAAAAAACATTGATCTACTACTAGCTCCATCTTCTCCTCATCCTATCACACCCCCCCAAAAAAATCTATTATAGCACCTTTCAATTTGTGATGTAAGTTGTTTTATTCACTACCATGTTTGAATGTATATGGATGTATACAACTACATTAGGGTATATCATCAATCACATTATAGACTACATGTATTGGATTTTTAACCTTGAATCTTGCAAACTAGTATATAGGCAGAAAGTGACAACTAAATTATAGTAGTGCAATTTACTAGTATGTTTTGATTAAAAAAGAAACGTTAACTAGGGTgctgaccctttacatagtcaaAGGCTATCAATTTAAAATAGACCAAGaaggggtgcaaaccccaaaagaaCAAAGTTGGACATGCCAAACCAACCTGTCAAACTAGCAACAAtccaacccaactcaagagtggagAGAAAAACCCAAAACTTGACAAGGGGGGGttgggaaagggggttagattttccCTTCCACCTATGACAAACAACCGTCTAGGCAATACTATCATTAAgaactttcaaagaagaatcaagCGGGGAAGACCCTGCAGAGTCACTGCTAGACTACTGCTGCAGAGCAACATTAGGCTGTTGCTGTAGAACAATAGCAAGAACAAAATTGCTAGGAGAAGAGCGAAGGTGTGGAGCAGGAGCAACAAATGTAGGAAACAAGGGGGTGGAAGAGTCCATGACATCAGTTAAatcaacaaaggattcatcaacaaTTTACTAGTATGCTTTGTGTTTGGGTAAGTAGTTAATTTTCATGACAATATCCATTATAGAGCTTTAGGGAAACCCCATTTGTTTTATAGAGCTAGAAGTGAAGGAGGCTCTACCCACTTTAACAATTGGTTCTCAATTCACAACTTGATAATAGGTTTTGCATTATTCTTCCCAACTTTTTAACCCTTGGCACTTGGGATACTATCTTGTCTTAAGGATTTGGGACCTACAACTTAGTGTCCTATATTCTATCGTTGAGAGGTCAACTTCTAAGTTTAGGAATTTGCTTTAAGGAAAATTTATTGGAGCTAAACTAGATATTGATGTTCTCAAAATTTGGGCTTAGTGTAAATGGAAAGCCAAGAGCCAATTTGAGATTTCAACTTtgttaaatgattttttttataaatttcatgAACTATGAAGATTGTTTATGATCCCTCTTGGACATCCTATATTTTATTTCTTAATGGTTTACTCCTAAAATAATGAATGTCAAACTATGTTCCTGAAAAAATAATGCATCTATAATATTCTAATATGGGTCATGGGCTTCCTAGGTTGACATTAGAGTATTGGGAGCAGGAGGTCAGGATAGGGATTGCCAATTCTTTTGGACAACTTATTGTTGTTCATATTGGCACCAAATCTAAGAAAAAATATAGCTTGCAATATTTTGTTCTTATGGAGAAGTGGATAAGGTATTGCCTTCTATGATTATCTTATCCTCTAATCTGGACAAATATGTGCAATATATAGGCTTTGGGAATCACATAATTGTTTGCCATCGTTACCTCATAAATGGTCATATGCCAATGAAAAGCTTGAGCAATAAGAGaaatatttttggaagaaaaaggaaCATACAAGCAAGACCCTTCTGGAAGAGGTGTCAAGGGAGGGTTGCGAGGGGAAGGAAATTAAGAATAGTAAGGGTTTGGGGGATACCCAAGATATTTGTATCTTCAAACCTATGAATGAGTTGTGGAGGCCGCTCACtccttttaaataaaaaaaagagagaTCGAGATGGAAGAGAGTATTTCATGTAACACTTTGGCTGATTCTAATTCAGGAGTAACATTTAAAGAAGGGGGAACACCTTGGAATAATTTTTGAATCAAGGAAAATAATGAAGAGGTTGTCCAATGTTCCTAGAAGCAATTTGTTTCTTTCAACTCCTTcgctaattatttattgttttgatacaACCTTAATACTATTTATTCCATGTTGTTCTTCTTTAATATTTGATTGAGCTCCATCATATTAACTTTCCTACTAAATTCAGCTTGCTTTGGGTGCTTCCCTACAACTTCTTTCCTACTAAATTCAGTTTGCTTTGGGTGCTTCCCTACAACTTCTATCTTTTCCTATGGTCATTGACAGTGTTCAACCATTCAATTTTGTTCTCCTCTTGTTTTCCATGGTAATGGGACCTTGGATTGTAGTTCATAGACGGAAAAAGGATCCTTCTCCTTCTCCCCTTACTCTCTCAAATGTTATGAAAGAGAACTCAATTGTTTAGGGTTGGGTCCCTTCTAACCCATTGAATCCATACTATGATCAAAaacttttttctttttcaatctcaCTGCTTGTAAGATTTGCTCATTTTGCTTTGATGACTGCTTTGTTATGGATTTGAGGGCTCTAAATAAAAACTAAATTAGGCTAGACCCTTCAAAAACCCTACTTTTACCGAGTTTTTTTTTGCATATCGATTGTTACATTAGGCCGGCACGGCAGGGATTAATAGTATTGATTAAAATGTTAAATGATATGGCATTGTCCCTATTGATTACTCCATTTGGGACTTACAAAATGTACGTCAAATTCCCTCCACGTGGAAGCTTGTCGTGGGCAATAAATCCACATAGAAATCTCCGCCACCTGTAATTCCACATGGGCAAGCGATTGCAACTAGAAAGCTTATGCAATACATACAGAGAGAACGATTAAAGCAAGAAACCCCAAAGCaggattatttaatttttcaagcAAAATACTTCAAAGAAATTTCTGTCAATCTTAAAGAAACATACCCAGTTCAGAAACTGAAGCTCTTATAAATTCACATTCAAATCCAAGCCTAACTTCATTCTGAtctgtatttttgctctgaattcAATTTGCAATCTTTAGTTGGTGCAAACACCCAGACCTTCCAAGGAAGATTTTGGAACATTTCAAATTGTTGGTATAAATTTTCTGCAGTCCATTTTGAATCAAGAttgtttttaaatttattatacatGTTTTTCTGATGATTTAGATTATCATCTTAACCACTAGAAATGCTCAGTTCAACTCACAGTCTCTAGCAGGTGAACAGTGAATACCCACAAAGCCATCTCCTGTATTAAGAAACACTCCAAAGCATAACAAGAATCACCCAGCCTAGTGATCACCAAAAGCCCAGCTGTCTCAAAAATGGCTTCCATAGTGCAATATTTAGATTATGTTATAGTCATAACAGTTCTCCTTTTGTATGCATCCTGTGCTGAATCTGAAGTTCCAGCTCCTGCTCCTGCTCCTGCTCTTAAAGATCATTCTCCTGCTCCTGCTCCTGCTCCTGCTCCAAAACATAATTCTCCTGCTTCTGCCTCTTCTCCATTATCCCCTATTCCTACTCCTCCATCTGACCCTGACCCATCAGGTTCAAAAGGAGGGAATCCAGAAAACATTTCCCATTCTAACTCTAGGTCCTCTTCAAAGGGAATGAGTTCAGGTCAAAAGGCTGGAGTTGTTATTGGTGTTCTGTTAGCAGTGGCCTTGTGTGGATTTGGGTTTGTGATTTACAGGAAGAGGAGGAGTAATATAAGTAGAGCTCGGTTTGGTTATGGAGCTCGTGAATTGGAGCTTTGATGGGCTCTATTTTTTATTGATTTCCTGCTAGTTTTTGAGTTGTCTGGTGTTGAGTTTATAGTGAATAAA
The nucleotide sequence above comes from Cryptomeria japonica chromosome 11, Sugi_1.0, whole genome shotgun sequence. Encoded proteins:
- the LOC131037649 gene encoding classical arabinogalactan protein 5-like, with translation MASIVQYLDYVIVITVLLLYASCAESEVPAPAPAPALKDHSPAPAPAPAPKHNSPASASSPLSPIPTPPSDPDPSGSKGGNPENISHSNSRSSSKGMSSGQKAGVVIGVLLAVALCGFGFVIYRKRRSNISRARFGYGARELEL